A segment of the Halovivax limisalsi genome:
GCGCGACCACGTCGGCGCTACACTCGGCCTCCGAGTCGCCGACGACGAGCTCGACGCCCGCGTCGCGAACGGCGGCGGCGACGTCGTCGTCCCACTGGTGGTGGTCGAACCAGCGGACGGACGACGCGACGTTCACGGCGGCGTCGAGTTCCGCCTCGACGTACTCGTAGCGATCCGGCGCCAGGTCGCACACGAAGAGGTCGATCCCCGGCTGGGCCGTCCCCGCGACGCGGCCGAGCGCGTCCTCGACGTCGTGCGGACTCGCCGGGACGAGGACGACCTCGTGCGGTCCCGGCTCCGGGACGTCGATCGCGTCGTCGAGCTCGGCGGCGGCGGCCGATTCGCTCTCGTCGGCAGTCCCCTCGTCGCGCGCGTCCGGTTCGTCACCGTCGGTCGGCGGGTCTGGCAGGACGAGGGCGTCGCCGTAGGCCTCGCGGAGCAGCGCCACGCAGGCGAGGCCGTCGGCGTCGGGGTCGGCCACGACGACCGCCTCGGCGTCGGCCACGGCGGCTTCGATGCGCTCGGCTTCGAGGTCGTCCTCGACGTCGTCGGGGAGAAAGAAGCCGGCGCCGGGGAGCAGGCTCCGCCGGACCGGATCGAGGTCGCTCGTGTCGAATACGTCGTCCATGGACCGCGTTCGAGGGGGAGCGGGAAGAACCCGCCGATCCGTCGCGTCGATCCGGATTC
Coding sequences within it:
- a CDS encoding DHH family phosphoesterase, which gives rise to MDDVFDTSDLDPVRRSLLPGAGFFLPDDVEDDLEAERIEAAVADAEAVVVADPDADGLACVALLREAYGDALVLPDPPTDGDEPDARDEGTADESESAAAAELDDAIDVPEPGPHEVVLVPASPHDVEDALGRVAGTAQPGIDLFVCDLAPDRYEYVEAELDAAVNVASSVRWFDHHQWDDDVAAAVRDAGVELVVGDSEAECSADVVARSLEYAFVDRHVDLVAATRDHDLWIREDPRSDDLADYAYWADPGEYVEVVREYGADLPAWVQDFLAEQRVEKERLIEFAIDRAEFHDVGPYTVGVTYGRCSQNEVAEGLRERGADAAVIVKPAGSASIRGTETFERCHEVAGRVGGGGHPKAAGCKPDIYDDMLDYATHWTTRGAVTKRVILQAFENVVADGETDAE